DNA from Castellaniella sp. MT123:
CGAAAAATTCAGGCGGGCGACGTCCAGCCCGGCAAGGATCATGGCCTCGATCTGTTCCTGGCTGGATGTGGCGGGCCCCAGTGTGGCGACGATCTTGGTGCGGCGGCGGGCTGTCATGCGCAAGCTCCGGTGAGGTATGGCCCAAGGGTGTGTCTTGGGCCCGCCGGTCGGCAAGGGCGGCGATTATTCAGGCTCGATGATACGGGTGGCCGGACAGAATACTCCAGGCGCGGTACAACTGCTCGGCCAGCAGGATGCGCACCATGGGGTGAGGCAAGGTCAGTGACGAAAGGCGCAAGGTCTGGCGCGCGGTCTGCTTCAGTGCCGGGTCCAGGCCGTCGGGCCCGCCGATGATGAAGGCGATGTCCTGGCCGCTGGCCTTCCAGCTTTCAAAATGCCCGGCAAGATCCTGGGTGCTGAGATCCTTGCCGTGTTCGTCCAGGATGACGCGCCAGACAGGTTCATGCAGGGCGGCTTCGATCCGTTCGGCTTCGGCCTGCATCAGCTGACCGGCGGTTTTGCCGTGGGTGCGTGGCTCCGGCTTGATTTCATGCAGTTCGATGGCGCATTCCCGGGGCATGCGCTTGGCGTAGTCTTGCCAGGCATCTTGCACCCAGGCGGGCATCCGGGTACCCACCGCGTAGACGCGCAGCTTCATGCGTCGTCGAAACCCGGGTCGGGTTCGAATGGCTGCGCGGGACCGGTGGGCGACAATTTGACGTGGACGGGCTTCGCCCCCCAGATGTCCTCGAGGTTGTAATAGCTGCGGACAGACGGCTGCATGCAATGCACGACGATGTCGCCCAGGTCGACCAGGACCCATTCTCCCGTGTCCTCACCTTCGAAGGCGATGATCTCCAGGCCGTGTTGTTTGGCCTGGTCGGCGACGTGGCTGGCGATGGCGCGGGTCTGGCGGTTCGACGTGCCGCTGGCGATGATGATGCGGTCGAACAGGCTGGTCAGGCCCGTTGTGTTGAAGACCTTGATGTCCTGGGCCTTGATGTCTTCCAGTGCATCGATGATGAGGCGTTGCTGTTTTTGCAGGTTCATGAGGCATGTGCGGCGTCGGGAGGGACAGCCGGGTATTGATAGAGTCGGTGTGCGTGGATGTAGTCCAGCACGCGGGGGTCCAGCTGGGCCTCGACCGCTTGCCCTTTGGCGAGGGCCTGGCGGATGGCGGAGGCGGAGACGTCCTGCGGTGGAAAGGGAATCCGTACGAGGCCTCCTGGCGGCAGAGCCTGGATGAGCTCGTCGGGAGGCTGCGCTGTTGCCCCCGGACGCTGTGCCACTGCCAGGCGAACATAATGCAGAATATCGCGCCAGCGATGCCACGTACAGAAATTGGCCAGTTGGTCGGCACCCAGGATCCAGGTGTACTGCGCGGTGTCCGGCAGCGCCGCCAGCGTGTCGATGGTGTAGGTGGCGCCCGGGCGATAGAGCTCGACCGGATTGATCCGCAATATCGGATCGTCTTGGCAGGCCAGCTGCAACATGCGCAGGCGATGCTCGGGCGAGGCGCCCAGGTCGTCGCGTTGCCAGGGGCGGCCCGCAGGCAGCAGATCGACCCTTTCCAGTTTCAGTGCCTGGCAGGCAGCCCGGGCCAGTACGATGTGGGCTCGGTGGACCGGGTCGAAGCTGCCGCCCAGCAGGCCGACCTGCGGCATCACAGCCATGCGCGAGGTTTCAGATAGTCGCCCAGCGCCGCTTCGGCGGAACCCGGCTCGGGCGTCCAGTCATAGCGCCATTGCGCGACAGGGGGCATGGATAGCAGGATCGATTCCGTGCGGCCACCGGACTGCAGACCGAACAGGGTTCCGCGGTCGTACACGAGGTTGAATTCGACATACCGGCCTCGACGGTACGCCTGGAACGCGCGCTCACGTTCACCGTAAGCGGTCGTGTTGCGCGCCTGGACGATCGGGACATAGGCGGGCAGAAAGCAGTTGCCCACTGCCTGGGTCAATGTGAAGCAGGTGTCGAAATCCGGCGTGTTCAGATCGTCGAAGAACAGGCCGCCAACACCGCGGGTCTCGTGGCGGTGACGCAGCAGGAAGTACTCGTCGCACCAGGCCTTGTAGCGGGGGTATTTGTCGGTCCCGAAGGGGGCCATCGCATCATGGCAGACCTGATGGAAATGCCGCACGTCGGCTTCCACCGGGTAGTACGGGGTCAGATCCAGGCCGCCACCGAACCAGAACACGTCCTGGTCGCCGCCGTTTCCGTGGGCGACGAAGAGCCGTACGTTCATGTGCGTGGTCGGGACGTGGGGGTTGCGTGGATGCAGCACCATGGAGACTCCCATGGCTTCCCAGCCGCGTCCGGCGAGTTCCGGGCGATGTGCGCTGGCCGAGGGCGGCAGCGCGTGGCCCTGGACATGGCTGAACAGCACCCCCGCCCGTTCGAAGACGGTGCCGTTCTCGCAATACCGGGTCAGACCGCCGCCGCCTTCGGGGCGGGTCCAGGGATCACGGCCGAACGAGGCCCCTTCCAGGGCCTCGAGACTGCTGACGATGCGCTCCTGGAGCGCGGAGAATGTGGCGTGAACGTGGTCGACTGGGACGTGCATGAGGCTCCCGTGATGACAGGTTAGTCGTGCCGCTTGCCGGCGGCGACGGCACGCCAGCCGATGTCTCGTCGGAACTGGCGGCCTTCGAAGAAGGTCTGGTTCACCGCGTCGTAGGCGGCCTGCTGGGCGCGGCGGATGGAGTCGGCCAGCGCGGTGACGCACAGCACCCGTCCGCCGTTGGTGCGCAGCTGACCGTCGTCGCGGGTGGTGCCCGCGTGAAAGGTGATGCAGGTGTCGGTATCAGCGGCCAGCGCCGTGATGAGGTCGCCTTTGCGCGGTGCGTCTGGATAGCCGGCGGCCGCGAGGACGACCCCGACCGCCGTGCGCCGGTCCCAGTCGATCTCGGTCTGGTCCAGCGTGCCGTCCAGTGCGTGTTCCAGCGTTTCGGTGAAGTCGTTCTTGACGCGCAGCATGATGGGCTGGGTTTCCGGGTCGCCCATGCGGCAGTTGAATTCCAGGACCTTCAGCCCGCGGGTGGCGTCCGGACCTGGCCCGATCATCAGGCCCGCGTACAGGAAGCCGGTATACGGGATTCCGTCGTGCGCCATGCCCTGAATGGCTGGCTGGATGACCTCGCGCATGATGCGATTGTGCAGGGCTGGGGTGACGATGGGGGCTGGCGAGTAGGCGCCCATGCCGCCGGTGTTGGGCCCCGCGTCGCCGTCGAGCAGGCGCTTGTGGTCCTGGCTGGTGGCCAGCGGCAGCACGTGATGGCCGTCGCACATGACGATGAAACTGGCTTCCTCGCCGTCGAGGAACTCTTCGACCACGACGCGAGCGCCGGCCGCGCCGAAGGCGCCGTCCGTACCCAGCATGTCGTCGATGGCCTGCAGAGCCTCGTCCAGCGTCTGGGCCACGACCACGCCCTTGCCGGCAGCCAGGCCGTCGGCCTTGATGACGATCGGGGCGCCTTGTTCGCGGATGTAGGACTTCGCCTGCTGCGCATCGGTGAAGGTCTGGTAGGCGGCTGTAGGAATGCTGTGGCGCAGCATGAAGGCCTTCGCATAGTCCTTCGAGCTTTCCAGCTGGGCCGCCGCGCGGGTTGGTCCGAAAATGCGCAGGCCGGCCGCGCGGAAGGCATCGACGATGCCGGCCGCCAGCGGGGCTTCCGGCCCGACCACGGTGAAGGCGATCTTTTCCTGGCGCACGAAGGTGATCAGTGCCTCGATGTCGCTCAAGGGCAGGTTCTCGATCAGGGGCGCATCGGCTGTCCCGCCATTGCCGGGAGCGACGTAGATTTTTTGCACGCGAGGGGACTGGGCCAGGCGCCAGGCCAGGGCATGTTCGCGGCCGCCCGAGCCGATGACCAGCAGCTTCATTCGGTATCGTCCATGACGGCAGTGGTGTAGACCTCCTGGACGTCGTCCAGGCCTTCGAGGATATCGATGATCTTTTGCATGCGTTCGGCGTCGTCGCCCTGTAGCTGGACTTCCGACAGGGCCTTCATGATGACGCCATGGATCTCCGGGTTCAGGCCGGCCGTGTCGAAGGCCTGCTTCAGGGCGGCGTACTGGCCCGGTTCGCAGATGACCTCGATGACGCCTTCCTCGTCGGTCTGGACGTCCTCGGCGCCGTTCTCCAGCGCCACATCCATGACTTTTTCTTCGGAGATGCCCGGCGCGAAGATGAACTGGCCGCAATGCTTGAACATGAAGGCCACGCAGCCGTCCTGGCCCAAGTTGCCACCGTGCTTGGTCAGCGCGTGCCGGACTTCGGAGACAGTGCGCTGGCGGTTGTCGGTCATG
Protein-coding regions in this window:
- the rsfS gene encoding ribosome silencing factor → MNLQKQQRLIIDALEDIKAQDIKVFNTTGLTSLFDRIIIASGTSNRQTRAIASHVADQAKQHGLEIIAFEGEDTGEWVLVDLGDIVVHCMQPSVRSYYNLEDIWGAKPVHVKLSPTGPAQPFEPDPGFDDA
- the nadD gene encoding nicotinate (nicotinamide) nucleotide adenylyltransferase, producing the protein MPQVGLLGGSFDPVHRAHIVLARAACQALKLERVDLLPAGRPWQRDDLGASPEHRLRMLQLACQDDPILRINPVELYRPGATYTIDTLAALPDTAQYTWILGADQLANFCTWHRWRDILHYVRLAVAQRPGATAQPPDELIQALPPGGLVRIPFPPQDVSASAIRQALAKGQAVEAQLDPRVLDYIHAHRLYQYPAVPPDAAHAS
- the hemF gene encoding oxygen-dependent coproporphyrinogen oxidase, with amino-acid sequence MHVPVDHVHATFSALQERIVSSLEALEGASFGRDPWTRPEGGGGLTRYCENGTVFERAGVLFSHVQGHALPPSASAHRPELAGRGWEAMGVSMVLHPRNPHVPTTHMNVRLFVAHGNGGDQDVFWFGGGLDLTPYYPVEADVRHFHQVCHDAMAPFGTDKYPRYKAWCDEYFLLRHRHETRGVGGLFFDDLNTPDFDTCFTLTQAVGNCFLPAYVPIVQARNTTAYGERERAFQAYRRGRYVEFNLVYDRGTLFGLQSGGRTESILLSMPPVAQWRYDWTPEPGSAEAALGDYLKPRAWL
- the rlmH gene encoding 23S rRNA (pseudouridine(1915)-N(3))-methyltransferase RlmH produces the protein MKLRVYAVGTRMPAWVQDAWQDYAKRMPRECAIELHEIKPEPRTHGKTAGQLMQAEAERIEAALHEPVWRVILDEHGKDLSTQDLAGHFESWKASGQDIAFIIGGPDGLDPALKQTARQTLRLSSLTLPHPMVRILLAEQLYRAWSILSGHPYHRA
- the purD gene encoding phosphoribosylamine--glycine ligase, which produces MKLLVIGSGGREHALAWRLAQSPRVQKIYVAPGNGGTADAPLIENLPLSDIEALITFVRQEKIAFTVVGPEAPLAAGIVDAFRAAGLRIFGPTRAAAQLESSKDYAKAFMLRHSIPTAAYQTFTDAQQAKSYIREQGAPIVIKADGLAAGKGVVVAQTLDEALQAIDDMLGTDGAFGAAGARVVVEEFLDGEEASFIVMCDGHHVLPLATSQDHKRLLDGDAGPNTGGMGAYSPAPIVTPALHNRIMREVIQPAIQGMAHDGIPYTGFLYAGLMIGPGPDATRGLKVLEFNCRMGDPETQPIMLRVKNDFTETLEHALDGTLDQTEIDWDRRTAVGVVLAAAGYPDAPRKGDLITALAADTDTCITFHAGTTRDDGQLRTNGGRVLCVTALADSIRRAQQAAYDAVNQTFFEGRQFRRDIGWRAVAAGKRHD
- a CDS encoding YebC/PmpR family DNA-binding transcriptional regulator, with the translated sequence MAGHSKWANIQHRKGRQDAKRGKLWTKIIREVTVAARAGGADPDANPRLRLAWDKATAANMPKDNIMRAIQRGAGGADDANYEEIRYEGYGVGGAAVLIDCMTDNRQRTVSEVRHALTKHGGNLGQDGCVAFMFKHCGQFIFAPGISEEKVMDVALENGAEDVQTDEEGVIEVICEPGQYAALKQAFDTAGLNPEIHGVIMKALSEVQLQGDDAERMQKIIDILEGLDDVQEVYTTAVMDDTE